From one Bacteroides fragilis NCTC 9343 genomic stretch:
- a CDS encoding MFS transporter yields the protein MKNNRIYPWILVGLLWGVALLNYMDRQMLSTMKEAMQVDISALESAENFGRLMAVFLWIYGFMSPVAGMIADRLNRKWLIVGSLFVWSAVTYGMGYAETFTQLYWLRAVMGISEALYIPAGLSLIADWHQGKSRSLAVGIHMTGLYTGQAIGGFGATVSAVYSWHATFHGFGIIGIIYAVVLILFLRENKGTGTAEQVCREGVKAPSPSIFKGMSLLFCNIAFWVILFYFAVPSLPSWATKNWLPTLFSDSLDMPMSEAGPLSTITIALSSFLGVIAGGILSDRWVLKNIRGRVYTGAIGLGLTIPALLLLGFAHSVFGVVGAGLLFGLGFGIFDANNMPILCQFVPSGYRATAYGIMNMTGVFAGAAVTHVLGRWTDQGNLGFGFAILGVGVLCALVLQLYFLRPQTDNME from the coding sequence ATGAAAAACAACAGAATATATCCCTGGATATTGGTTGGTTTGCTTTGGGGAGTGGCCCTTCTCAATTATATGGACCGCCAGATGCTTTCCACCATGAAAGAAGCCATGCAAGTGGATATCTCGGCGCTTGAGTCTGCGGAGAACTTTGGTCGTCTGATGGCGGTCTTTCTTTGGATTTACGGATTCATGAGTCCTGTTGCGGGCATGATCGCTGATCGTCTTAATCGCAAATGGTTGATTGTAGGCAGTTTGTTTGTCTGGTCAGCGGTTACTTATGGAATGGGATACGCTGAAACGTTCACACAGCTTTATTGGTTGCGTGCTGTAATGGGGATCAGTGAGGCTTTGTATATACCGGCCGGCCTTTCCCTAATAGCGGATTGGCACCAGGGAAAGTCACGTTCGCTAGCCGTGGGTATTCATATGACGGGCCTTTATACCGGTCAGGCTATCGGGGGATTCGGGGCCACCGTGTCTGCCGTCTATTCCTGGCATGCCACTTTTCATGGCTTCGGAATTATTGGGATCATATACGCAGTCGTTCTGATCCTTTTTCTTCGTGAGAACAAGGGGACAGGCACGGCAGAGCAGGTGTGTCGCGAAGGGGTGAAAGCACCTTCCCCGTCTATCTTCAAAGGAATGTCGCTGTTATTCTGCAATATCGCCTTTTGGGTGATTCTGTTCTATTTTGCGGTGCCCTCCCTGCCTAGCTGGGCTACTAAAAATTGGCTTCCGACCCTGTTCTCTGACAGTTTGGATATGCCTATGTCCGAAGCCGGTCCGTTGTCCACGATCACAATAGCGCTCTCCTCTTTTCTCGGAGTAATTGCCGGAGGGATACTGTCTGACCGTTGGGTCCTAAAAAATATTCGTGGTCGTGTGTATACAGGGGCTATTGGATTGGGGTTAACGATCCCTGCCTTGCTATTGTTGGGGTTCGCTCATAGTGTTTTCGGTGTGGTCGGGGCAGGTCTGCTGTTCGGTCTGGGGTTCGGCATCTTTGATGCAAACAATATGCCTATTCTTTGCCAGTTTGTTCCTTCCGGATACCGTGCTACAGCCTATGGAATCATGAATATGACAGGCGTCTTCGCCGGAGCGGCCGTGACCCATGTGTTGGGGCGGTGGACTGACCAGGGGAATCTGGGATTTGGGTTCGCCATACTTGGTGTCGGTGTTTTATGTGCCCTTGTCCTGCAGCTTTATTTCCTAAGGCCCCAAACGGATAACATGGAGTAG
- a CDS encoding glycoside hydrolase family 16 protein — protein MKMKYFTLLFFCSLFVGCSDETSISFVNNQNQQARDTIDNEDDNSWVLIFADEFNIDGAVDSKKWNYTPRGDVAHAYYYKPNDTSVVWCEDGMLNLKFMKDETDPRGYKSGSIRTDGGKFDFTYGKVEVKAKFSSGDGSWPAIWMMPASSKYGGWPASGEIDIMEHIKDLDVAVQTVHTTGTEQKTYPFGHSGSKFKRGEWNIWGIEWNDKKIDFMVNGEVCATYYNKGLGAVQWPFDIPFFLILNVAGGKGMAGPINEKHLPFTMQVDYVRVYQWK, from the coding sequence ATGAAAATGAAATATTTTACTTTATTGTTTTTTTGTAGTTTATTTGTCGGATGTTCAGATGAAACCTCTATCTCTTTTGTTAACAATCAAAACCAACAGGCTAGGGATACCATTGATAATGAGGATGATAATTCGTGGGTTTTAATTTTTGCAGATGAATTTAATATCGATGGGGCCGTTGACTCCAAGAAGTGGAATTATACTCCCAGGGGAGATGTTGCTCATGCCTATTATTATAAGCCGAATGATACATCCGTTGTTTGGTGTGAAGATGGCATGTTGAATCTCAAGTTTATGAAGGATGAAACAGATCCCCGCGGATATAAATCCGGAAGTATACGCACTGATGGGGGGAAATTTGATTTTACTTATGGTAAGGTAGAGGTCAAGGCCAAGTTTTCATCAGGGGACGGTTCATGGCCGGCTATATGGATGATGCCCGCCAGCTCAAAATATGGGGGATGGCCTGCAAGTGGTGAAATAGATATAATGGAGCATATAAAAGATTTAGATGTTGCTGTACAAACGGTACATACTACTGGTACGGAGCAAAAGACATATCCTTTTGGTCATTCAGGGTCTAAATTCAAGCGGGGTGAATGGAATATATGGGGAATAGAATGGAACGATAAGAAAATTGATTTTATGGTAAATGGAGAAGTTTGCGCAACCTATTATAACAAGGGTTTGGGCGCTGTACAATGGCCCTTTGATATTCCTTTCTTCTTGATATTGAATGTTGCAGGTGGAAAGGGGATGGCTGGTCCTATAAATGAGAAACATTTACCTTTTACCATGCAAGTTGATTATGTGCGGGTATATCAGTGGAAATAG
- a CDS encoding family 20 glycosylhydrolase has protein sequence MNIKKSILFLCAGIFLISSLSCREGGHVAKSYNAGINIIPTPRSLEKREGSFKLSDGVSIGAITPEAKKIATYFAAKISLATGYDVKVEDKGEITLVLDSCATFSPEGYALDVESSRVQVTACSPRGLFYGMQSFLQLLPAEIESAGIVRDVDWEAPAANIIDSPRFAYRGIHMDPCRHFMTVEEVKKQIDVLSMFKINTIHWHLTDDQGWRIEIKQYPGLAEIGGRRIEGEGVEYGPFYYTQEEIKDIVSYAAERFITIIPELEIPGHELAAISAYPGLSCKGDPVTPRNIWGVEDIVMCPGKESVFTFLENVIDEMVALFPGTYFHIGGDECPKESWKSCPLCQKRILEEGIKPDGKHTSEQLLHTYVVERIGKYLARYDKKIIGWDEILEGKPDSTATIMSWRGDAGGISAALSGHDAIMSPGPNGLYLDYYQGDSKIEPIAIGGCSTLEKVYNYNPVPDTLVLIGKDHHIIGVQANNWSEYFYNNDIREYHMYPRSLALAEVAWTDAKRKNYVDFERRINNAYVRLDGHGVNYHIPLPEQPGGSCDHIAFTDSVSLEFTTSRPISLVYTLDGTEPGVSSEIYTSPLSFYQNGILKIASLLSSGKLSKVRTIQIEKQVLLPAVDVEGSFHGLNMEVTYGMFLNMQEFMKTGKSVDVSTDIRETGELTSFVPSTNSMRDVRQYAAVATGFIDIPENGVYFFSSDLEEVWVGGKLLVNNGGEVKRHSRNDRSIALEKGMHELKLVFLGHIIGGWPSNWNNGVVMLRKSDEKKFRKITSDMLWRKK, from the coding sequence ATGAATATTAAAAAAAGTATCTTGTTTTTATGCGCAGGCATATTCTTGATTTCGTCACTCTCGTGTAGAGAGGGCGGACATGTTGCGAAATCATATAATGCCGGCATTAATATCATTCCCACGCCCCGCTCTTTAGAAAAGCGTGAGGGAAGTTTCAAATTGTCCGATGGTGTTTCTATAGGAGCCATTACCCCTGAGGCAAAAAAGATTGCAACGTATTTTGCCGCTAAAATCAGTCTGGCAACCGGGTACGATGTCAAGGTGGAGGATAAAGGAGAAATTACTCTAGTACTGGATTCTTGTGCAACGTTCTCTCCGGAAGGCTATGCATTGGATGTGGAATCATCCCGTGTGCAGGTAACAGCGTGTTCTCCCCGGGGATTATTTTACGGGATGCAGAGTTTTCTGCAGTTGCTTCCGGCAGAAATAGAAAGTGCCGGGATCGTGCGGGATGTTGACTGGGAGGCTCCTGCCGCCAATATTATCGACTCGCCACGTTTTGCATACCGCGGAATACATATGGATCCTTGCCGCCATTTTATGACGGTTGAAGAAGTGAAGAAGCAGATAGATGTTTTATCCATGTTCAAAATAAATACGATTCACTGGCATCTGACGGACGACCAGGGATGGCGTATTGAAATAAAACAATATCCAGGATTGGCGGAGATCGGCGGCAGGCGTATTGAAGGGGAAGGCGTGGAATACGGCCCCTTTTATTATACTCAGGAAGAGATCAAGGACATTGTCTCGTATGCGGCCGAGCGTTTTATCACCATTATTCCGGAATTAGAAATTCCGGGACATGAACTTGCGGCTATATCCGCCTATCCCGGGCTGTCCTGTAAGGGAGACCCCGTTACCCCTCGGAATATTTGGGGAGTGGAGGATATCGTAATGTGTCCGGGTAAGGAGAGTGTTTTTACATTCCTGGAAAATGTCATTGATGAGATGGTTGCCCTTTTTCCGGGCACCTATTTCCATATTGGCGGTGATGAATGCCCCAAAGAGAGTTGGAAGTCCTGTCCCCTTTGTCAGAAGCGTATTCTGGAGGAGGGAATAAAGCCTGATGGCAAGCATACTTCAGAGCAGTTGCTGCATACTTACGTTGTGGAGCGCATAGGGAAATATTTAGCCCGATATGATAAAAAAATAATCGGTTGGGATGAGATTCTGGAAGGCAAGCCTGACTCCACGGCGACCATTATGTCATGGCGGGGTGATGCCGGCGGTATATCGGCCGCTTTATCGGGACATGATGCGATAATGTCTCCCGGTCCGAACGGGCTCTATCTGGATTATTATCAGGGGGACAGCAAGATTGAGCCTATAGCTATCGGCGGTTGTTCGACTTTGGAAAAAGTGTATAATTACAATCCCGTACCCGACACATTGGTGCTTATTGGGAAGGACCATCATATAATAGGGGTTCAGGCTAATAATTGGAGTGAATATTTTTATAATAATGATATCCGTGAGTATCACATGTATCCCCGTTCCTTGGCTTTGGCGGAAGTCGCCTGGACTGATGCCAAACGCAAGAATTACGTGGATTTTGAACGGCGTATCAACAACGCGTATGTCCGTCTGGACGGACATGGCGTCAATTACCACATTCCATTGCCGGAGCAGCCGGGCGGTTCTTGTGACCATATCGCTTTTACAGACAGTGTGTCTCTGGAATTTACCACGAGCCGTCCTATTAGCTTAGTTTATACGCTTGACGGTACTGAACCTGGAGTATCCTCGGAAATTTATACTTCTCCTCTTTCTTTTTATCAGAACGGTATCCTTAAGATCGCTTCGTTGCTATCCTCTGGAAAACTGAGCAAAGTGCGTACAATCCAGATAGAGAAGCAGGTACTTTTGCCTGCTGTGGATGTAGAAGGGAGTTTTCATGGGTTAAATATGGAAGTGACATACGGTATGTTTCTTAATATGCAGGAGTTTATGAAAACGGGCAAGAGTGTGGATGTCAGTACGGATATCAGAGAAACGGGGGAATTAACGTCATTCGTGCCTTCTACGAATTCTATGCGAGACGTAAGACAATATGCTGCTGTGGCCACTGGATTTATTGATATTCCTGAAAATGGTGTTTACTTTTTCTCCTCTGATCTGGAAGAGGTTTGGGTCGGCGGAAAATTACTTGTAAACAATGGTGGAGAGGTGAAACGTCATTCCCGAAATGACCGCTCCATTGCTTTGGAGAAGGGGATGCATGAGTTGAAACTCGTTTTCTTGGGGCACATCATCGGAGGATGGCCTTCGAACTGGAATAACGGAGTTGTCATGCTGCGAAAGTCTGATGAGAAAAAATTCCGAAAAATAACAAGTGACATGCTTTGGAGAAAAAAGTAG
- a CDS encoding SusC/RagA family TonB-linked outer membrane protein, translating into MKKNFILFIFLLCSIVAVAQKKSITGIITDTAGEAVIGASIVEVGTTNGTVSDVDGNFTLSVSENASIQVSFIGFSSQTLSVKGKTNFKIVLKEDSELLQEVVVTGYGGKVSRSKLTNSISTVNPQMLDKGIYTNPSQALSGSVPGLKVSLTSGNPTSSPKIILRGGTNFDGSGGPLVVVDGQLRDNFDDINPQDIASMDVLKDAGATAIYGARASNGVILITTKSGKAGHREINFRANVGLGYVNNPYDFLGAEDYIIALRTAYKNTPWAPQASLTGSTALGTGNQIGPKMVWNIMGKTDANAYLLDKGWREMPDPLDPSKTIIYKETKPEEYNLRNPVVTQDYTVSMSGGNDRGTYYASLGYNDSPGAPITTEYTRYNFTFNGSYKIADWLKTTSNATFSRANYVWLNNDWGTEADYFGRVMSSPPTVRFEDEDGNSTLGPSPGDGNQTYVARSYDQDNERTKLTLMQSVEANLFKGLVLRASASWYYFHTVEENMRKDYETVPGQWDRTRSTSASYSRQFSQTYNAVLDYTTTFATSHNLNVMLGSEFYDQYNNGFSASGFGASTDDFKKLGLTDAGEGKRSIDSSHSRYRILSYFGRLNYDYEGKYLFSGVFRYDGYSSLLGKNRWGFFPGVSGGWVFTKEDFVKESLPFLYYGKLRASYGLNGNASGIGPYTLQGSYNSNKYHGNNGFLIGALPNPSLRWEKTASFDIGLNVGLLDGRLNLDIDYYNRLTSDKYADLTLPSTTGFSSIRNNNGKLRNRGIELQLSGKIMETRDFTWDASLNITYNKNKIIALPYNKEPRNRQEGQQVYTGRKIANPETGVFEDEKVWVGGFQEGMEYGVLVGYQAEGIYQSMDDIPGDLVVKSGNAQGKYQYGPDAWKRLSAAEQAKGVEIKPGDMKWKDVNGDGMIDQYDQVVIGNTTPRWFGGFNTTMSWKGLSLYARFDFALDYWVYDNQTPWLLGCMQGTYNTTKDVFNTWNESNPNAKYPRYVYGDQLGTANYNRTSTLFASKGNYLGVRELSLSYTLPQELSKKLYMQKLQFSITGQNLGYLTSARTVSPEISSGYPLPRTVILGVNVTF; encoded by the coding sequence ATGAAAAAGAATTTTATTTTATTTATTTTCCTTTTGTGCTCCATTGTAGCTGTAGCACAGAAGAAGAGTATTACGGGCATAATAACGGATACTGCGGGAGAGGCCGTTATTGGTGCCAGTATTGTGGAAGTCGGGACAACGAATGGTACGGTCTCTGACGTTGATGGCAATTTTACACTTTCTGTTTCTGAGAATGCCAGTATTCAGGTATCATTCATCGGCTTCTCTTCCCAAACCTTGAGTGTGAAGGGAAAAACAAATTTTAAGATTGTATTGAAAGAGGACAGTGAACTTTTGCAGGAAGTTGTTGTTACGGGTTATGGCGGTAAGGTATCACGATCCAAACTTACGAATTCCATTTCGACAGTCAATCCCCAGATGTTGGACAAGGGTATATACACCAATCCCTCTCAGGCCTTGTCAGGCTCTGTTCCCGGTTTGAAGGTCTCTCTCACCTCGGGGAATCCAACCTCGTCTCCTAAAATTATATTACGTGGTGGTACAAATTTCGATGGTTCCGGGGGGCCCTTGGTGGTAGTGGACGGGCAGCTTCGTGATAATTTTGATGATATCAATCCTCAGGATATTGCATCTATGGATGTGCTGAAGGATGCCGGGGCTACAGCCATCTACGGCGCCCGTGCAAGTAATGGTGTCATTTTGATTACGACAAAGTCAGGCAAGGCAGGACATCGGGAAATAAACTTTAGGGCCAATGTGGGGCTTGGTTACGTTAATAATCCCTATGATTTTCTGGGCGCGGAAGACTATATTATAGCCCTTCGTACCGCCTATAAAAATACCCCGTGGGCACCTCAGGCGAGTTTGACAGGTTCCACTGCCTTGGGTACGGGAAATCAGATTGGACCGAAAATGGTATGGAACATTATGGGAAAAACAGATGCAAACGCCTACCTTTTGGATAAGGGATGGCGTGAAATGCCGGACCCCTTGGATCCTTCCAAAACAATCATATACAAAGAGACAAAGCCGGAGGAGTATAATCTTCGTAACCCGGTAGTTACGCAGGATTATACAGTCAGTATGTCCGGTGGTAATGATAGGGGTACTTATTATGCTAGTTTGGGCTATAATGATTCCCCAGGAGCTCCTATCACTACCGAGTATACACGTTATAATTTCACATTTAATGGTTCATACAAAATTGCGGATTGGTTGAAAACGACTTCCAATGCAACTTTCAGCCGTGCTAATTATGTATGGTTAAACAACGATTGGGGGACGGAGGCGGATTATTTTGGTCGCGTGATGAGCTCCCCCCCCACCGTCCGTTTTGAAGACGAAGACGGTAATTCGACGTTGGGTCCATCTCCGGGCGACGGTAACCAGACCTATGTTGCAAGAAGTTATGACCAGGACAATGAACGGACCAAATTGACCCTTATGCAGTCCGTGGAAGCAAATTTATTCAAAGGGTTGGTTTTGAGGGCCTCTGCCAGCTGGTATTATTTTCATACTGTAGAAGAAAATATGCGCAAGGATTATGAGACGGTTCCGGGACAATGGGATCGAACCCGTTCAACCAGTGCGAGCTATTCCCGCCAGTTCTCTCAGACTTATAATGCCGTTTTGGACTATACAACAACATTTGCCACTTCACATAATTTGAATGTTATGCTTGGTAGTGAGTTTTATGATCAGTATAATAACGGTTTCTCAGCATCCGGTTTTGGTGCCTCTACCGATGATTTTAAAAAATTAGGCTTGACCGATGCGGGTGAGGGAAAACGTTCTATAGATTCGAGTCATAGCCGTTACCGTATCCTGTCTTATTTTGGTCGTTTGAACTATGACTATGAGGGTAAATATTTATTCTCTGGAGTATTCCGTTATGACGGTTATTCTTCTTTGTTGGGTAAGAACCGGTGGGGTTTTTTTCCGGGAGTTTCCGGTGGCTGGGTTTTCACGAAAGAGGATTTTGTGAAGGAGTCACTTCCTTTCCTTTATTATGGAAAGCTGAGGGCTAGTTACGGTTTGAACGGTAATGCCAGCGGAATCGGTCCATATACCCTTCAAGGTTCATATAATTCAAACAAATATCATGGTAATAACGGTTTCCTGATAGGAGCCTTACCCAATCCTTCCCTTCGTTGGGAAAAGACGGCCAGCTTTGACATAGGCTTGAATGTAGGACTTTTGGATGGACGGTTGAATCTGGATATCGATTATTACAACCGTCTGACCTCTGACAAATATGCGGACCTCACACTTCCCTCAACCACGGGATTCTCTTCTATAAGGAACAATAATGGGAAACTGCGTAATCGTGGAATTGAGCTACAGCTTTCCGGTAAAATTATGGAAACCAGGGATTTTACTTGGGACGCTTCCCTTAATATAACTTATAACAAAAATAAGATCATAGCCCTGCCCTATAACAAAGAGCCGCGCAACAGACAGGAAGGACAGCAGGTGTACACAGGACGGAAGATAGCAAATCCGGAAACAGGTGTATTCGAAGATGAGAAGGTGTGGGTCGGAGGTTTTCAGGAAGGAATGGAATATGGCGTGCTTGTCGGTTATCAGGCAGAAGGTATTTACCAAAGTATGGATGACATTCCCGGAGATTTGGTTGTAAAGTCTGGTAATGCTCAAGGTAAATATCAGTATGGTCCTGATGCCTGGAAGAGACTTTCTGCTGCCGAGCAGGCAAAAGGTGTAGAGATTAAGCCGGGAGATATGAAATGGAAGGATGTGAATGGAGATGGCATGATTGACCAGTATGATCAGGTGGTAATAGGAAATACCACTCCTCGCTGGTTTGGTGGTTTTAATACCACAATGTCTTGGAAGGGACTTAGCTTGTATGCCCGTTTTGATTTCGCGCTTGATTATTGGGTTTACGATAATCAAACCCCATGGCTCTTAGGATGTATGCAGGGGACTTACAATACGACAAAGGATGTCTTCAACACCTGGAATGAAAGCAATCCAAATGCAAAATATCCCCGTTATGTATATGGTGATCAGCTAGGAACCGCCAACTACAACCGCACCTCTACCTTGTTTGCATCCAAGGGCAACTATTTAGGTGTCAGGGAGTTGTCTCTGTCATATACTCTTCCTCAAGAATTGTCTAAAAAACTGTATATGCAGAAGTTACAATTCTCAATTACAGGACAAAATTTGGGTTATTTGACATCTGCCAGGACAGTGAGTCCGGAAATCTCCTCGGGATACCCCTTGCCACGGACCGTCATTCTTGGCGTTAATGTTACATTTTAA
- a CDS encoding cyclically-permuted mutarotase family protein, translating to MWNYQKNILVCMIAGLGLSTCTPSDVSIPGAATIDVMNGFPDGESGYALGVSGCYAGKLGDFLLMAGGCNFPDKPVSEGGIKHYYKGIYIARVDDSSSLRWVKAGELPMEAAYGATVSLPDRLIFIGGSNSSDRFSSVLSFSFDCMKDSGLICETLPPLPHAVDNMSATLLGDTLYVLGGNRNGIPSSSMFSLCLDNYSAGWTEVPFPGRPRVQPVCSSLLGKLYVFGGFTSGGDASVSTDGLCYHPESGQWQVVKAPLTTKGEPLTLTGGASVSYGDVLLICAGGVNRDIFEDAISARYQMVRESEYLLQPIEWYRFNDQLLAYNVRSGEWIRIGVPSPMLARAGSSLVVFGDILFYIGGELKPGVRTPGICRISLQK from the coding sequence ATGTGGAATTATCAGAAAAATATACTTGTTTGTATGATTGCAGGTTTAGGTTTGTCAACTTGTACCCCGTCAGATGTTAGTATTCCCGGGGCTGCAACAATTGATGTCATGAACGGTTTTCCCGATGGAGAATCCGGATATGCTTTGGGAGTATCCGGTTGCTATGCCGGAAAGTTAGGAGATTTCTTGTTAATGGCCGGCGGATGCAATTTCCCGGATAAACCGGTTTCGGAAGGGGGGATCAAGCATTATTATAAGGGCATTTATATAGCCCGGGTGGATGACTCTTCTTCCTTGCGTTGGGTGAAGGCTGGAGAACTTCCTATGGAGGCGGCCTATGGAGCTACGGTATCCTTGCCGGATAGGCTTATTTTTATTGGAGGAAGCAACTCTTCCGACCGGTTTTCTTCCGTACTTTCCTTTTCTTTTGATTGCATGAAGGATTCAGGCTTGATATGTGAGACTTTGCCTCCGCTTCCTCATGCGGTTGATAATATGTCGGCAACCCTATTGGGCGATACATTGTATGTCCTGGGTGGGAATAGGAACGGGATTCCTTCCAGTTCCATGTTCTCTCTTTGCTTGGACAATTATTCTGCAGGATGGACAGAGGTTCCTTTTCCCGGGAGGCCACGTGTGCAGCCTGTGTGTTCCTCTCTGCTTGGCAAATTGTATGTTTTCGGTGGATTTACCTCCGGAGGGGATGCGTCTGTTTCAACAGATGGATTATGTTACCATCCTGAATCTGGACAATGGCAGGTGGTTAAGGCACCTCTCACCACAAAAGGTGAACCTCTCACATTGACGGGCGGTGCCTCGGTCTCCTATGGGGATGTTCTGCTTATATGTGCAGGCGGGGTTAATCGGGATATTTTTGAGGATGCCATCAGTGCCCGTTATCAGATGGTTCGTGAATCAGAGTATCTCCTACAGCCTATAGAATGGTATCGTTTTAATGATCAGCTGCTGGCGTATAACGTACGGTCGGGTGAGTGGATACGGATTGGTGTCCCTTCTCCGATGCTGGCTCGGGCCGGTTCCTCATTGGTTGTATTTGGAGATATTTTGTTCTATATTGGGGGAGAGCTTAAGCCCGGCGTGAGAACTCCTGGTATCTGCCGTATATCTCTTCAAAAATAA
- a CDS encoding RagB/SusD family nutrient uptake outer membrane protein — protein MRKIKFINHMVLCVAAIVTTSCGDLLDLAPIDNYGSGNFWKTEAQVSAYVDGLHDALRAKAGQHVITFGELRGGHYKDGVSADGLTISNGAIILQNLSRETPGVSKFGDIYGCITNINLFIAHVTDAAFMPENKKNYYLGQAYGLRAFYYFDLYRVYGGVPIRLGVEVVEGELDPLKLSLGRAKPSEVMAQIKKDLDTSLQYFGEQSGFDPYGHGNKVYWSKAATECLAGEVYLWNSKVTIGDNKADISDLSKAKHFLKNVEGNYGLQLQQDFKRIFSTDNEGNSEVILAVSYMEGEAENSLPRAYTYSLVSGTTNKDSYRADGSVWNDALDIQNNGQQQYEYKFALYEKFEDSDSRREATFMPSYRKKESGELYIYGTHVCKNLGSLNAQGNRVYDGDFILYRLSWVYLALAEIANMESDNVNVERYINLVRNRAYKSETGSHIYKASDFLTNELAILHEKDKEFVQEGQRWWDLCRMKNAKDGIPLVFCKEGDIEGKRAVLNQETEAYKVLWPLDNEILNNDSALEQTPGYEKQEE, from the coding sequence ATGAGAAAGATAAAATTTATAAATCATATGGTGTTGTGTGTAGCTGCTATTGTTACAACTTCATGCGGGGACCTGCTCGATCTCGCCCCGATAGACAATTATGGAAGCGGCAATTTCTGGAAGACGGAGGCCCAGGTCAGTGCATATGTGGATGGGCTTCATGATGCCTTAAGAGCTAAGGCCGGGCAGCACGTCATCACTTTTGGAGAATTGAGGGGGGGGCATTACAAGGATGGTGTAAGTGCAGATGGACTGACTATTTCCAACGGTGCAATTATTTTACAGAATTTATCCAGAGAGACTCCTGGAGTTAGTAAATTTGGAGATATTTATGGTTGTATAACTAATATCAATCTTTTTATTGCCCATGTAACAGATGCCGCTTTTATGCCGGAGAATAAAAAGAATTATTATTTGGGACAGGCATATGGTCTTCGCGCCTTTTACTATTTTGATCTTTATAGGGTCTATGGTGGGGTGCCCATTCGTTTGGGTGTGGAAGTTGTCGAAGGAGAGCTTGACCCGCTCAAACTTTCTTTGGGGAGGGCTAAACCCAGTGAAGTCATGGCACAGATTAAAAAGGATCTGGACACTTCACTTCAGTATTTTGGAGAACAATCAGGTTTCGACCCATATGGACACGGCAATAAGGTATACTGGTCAAAGGCCGCTACGGAATGTCTGGCCGGCGAGGTCTATTTATGGAATTCTAAAGTGACCATTGGTGATAACAAGGCCGATATATCAGATTTGTCAAAGGCCAAGCATTTCTTAAAAAATGTAGAGGGTAATTATGGACTCCAGTTGCAACAGGATTTTAAGCGTATATTCAGCACCGATAACGAAGGTAATAGTGAAGTGATATTGGCCGTTTCCTATATGGAGGGTGAAGCTGAAAATTCACTTCCTCGCGCATATACTTATTCCCTTGTTTCCGGGACGACCAATAAAGATAGTTACAGGGCGGATGGAAGTGTTTGGAATGATGCGCTTGATATACAGAATAACGGGCAGCAGCAGTATGAGTATAAGTTCGCCCTTTATGAGAAGTTTGAGGATAGTGATTCTCGTCGTGAAGCTACATTTATGCCTTCATATCGGAAAAAGGAAAGTGGAGAATTATACATATATGGTACCCATGTATGTAAGAATTTGGGTTCTCTCAATGCTCAGGGGAACAGAGTTTATGATGGTGATTTTATTCTTTATCGTTTATCCTGGGTATATCTGGCATTAGCCGAGATTGCTAATATGGAGAGTGATAATGTAAATGTTGAGAGATATATAAATTTAGTCAGAAATAGGGCGTATAAGTCTGAGACAGGTTCGCATATATATAAGGCATCTGATTTTCTAACTAATGAATTAGCTATTTTACATGAAAAGGATAAGGAGTTTGTACAGGAAGGACAGCGTTGGTGGGATTTGTGCCGCATGAAAAATGCAAAGGACGGAATTCCATTAGTGTTCTGCAAAGAAGGGGATATTGAAGGTAAACGAGCGGTGCTTAATCAAGAAACTGAGGCATATAAAGTTTTGTGGCCGTTGGATAATGAGATACTTAATAATGATTCGGCCTTGGAACAGACCCCCGGTTACGAAAAGCAAGAAGAATAA